One window of the Gloeocapsa sp. DLM2.Bin57 genome contains the following:
- a CDS encoding polysaccharide export protein, whose protein sequence is MNIMQRPSLILKSSAIALQVAVLCLTQYTLFPSLSLAQQSFSLPKPAKGTPTPTTPPNPTFSLINPIPSSRVFPPREDDTSRKFSVYRLDVDDVVSINVEQFPEFNFIGPIDIEGNIVIPILGRVNIAGLTLEEVERKVSSELGNRFLLTEPIVFAVLAAPRPVSVTMIGEIARPGFYTVDSATLLNDILVISGGTKETADLRKVIVRRTLFDGTVIEERVDLYTPLITGAPVPKIPLQGGDTVIVSRLETGDTQDYDRVLVARSTLPVQDITVRVLAPVEPSGQILQNLALPNGSNFLDILAAVPLVDTLRVNVTDVTLLRFDPERGQVVTQSINVRRLLRGDISYAVPLQDGDVIVIGRTVLGKVFAAFNVLTQPLRDVSSFLFLIDRLD, encoded by the coding sequence ATGAATATAATGCAACGTCCATCTCTAATCTTAAAATCTTCTGCGATCGCCTTACAAGTAGCTGTACTTTGCTTAACTCAATATACCCTTTTCCCTAGTTTAAGCCTAGCACAACAGTCCTTTTCTCTACCCAAACCAGCGAAAGGAACACCCACCCCAACAACTCCACCTAATCCAACTTTTAGTTTAATTAACCCTATCCCTAGTAGTCGTGTCTTTCCTCCTAGAGAAGATGATACCTCCAGAAAATTTAGTGTCTATCGTTTGGATGTAGATGATGTGGTGTCTATCAACGTAGAACAATTCCCCGAATTTAATTTTATCGGTCCAATTGATATCGAAGGGAATATTGTTATACCGATTTTAGGTCGAGTCAATATCGCAGGTTTAACCTTAGAAGAAGTAGAAAGAAAAGTCAGTTCTGAATTGGGTAATCGCTTTTTACTTACCGAACCGATAGTATTTGCTGTTTTAGCTGCACCTCGTCCTGTGAGTGTGACGATGATTGGAGAAATCGCGCGACCTGGATTTTATACCGTGGATAGTGCAACCCTTTTAAATGATATTTTGGTTATTTCGGGAGGAACAAAAGAAACCGCTGATTTAAGAAAAGTAATTGTGCGTCGTACCCTTTTTGATGGTACTGTTATTGAAGAAAGAGTAGATTTATATACTCCTCTAATTACTGGAGCTCCAGTTCCCAAAATCCCCCTACAAGGGGGAGATACCGTTATCGTTTCTCGTTTAGAAACTGGCGATACCCAAGATTATGACAGAGTTTTAGTTGCAAGAAGTACTTTACCAGTACAAGACATAACAGTTAGGGTTTTAGCTCCTGTAGAGCCTTCGGGTCAAATTTTACAAAATCTCGCTTTACCTAATGGCAGTAATTTCCTCGATATTCTGGCTGCTGTTCCTCTTGTAGATACTCTCCGAGTTAACGTGACTGATGTTACTTTATTGAGGTTTGACCCCGAAAGAGGACAGGTTGTAACTCAGAGTATTAATGTGAGAAGACTCCTCAGAGGAGACATTTCTTATGCAGTTCCTTTACAAGATGGTGATGTTATCGTAATAGGTCGTACTGTATTAGGTAAAGTCTTTGCAGCGTTTAATGTGCTGACTCAACCTTTACGAGATGTTAGTAGTTTTCTCTTCCTGATAGATAGATTAGATTGA
- the plsY gene encoding glycerol-3-phosphate 1-O-acyltransferase: MLTKLLVAIGLVLLGYLLGSIPTGYWIAKYLKGIDIREVGSGSTGATNVLRSVGKTAALIVFVVDLTKGMIAIALIPFFNQIIPPTWQTWLIVAVGLAAIIGHSKSIWLNFQGGKSVATSLGVFLIINPIVALGCLGVFLIVLGISRIVSLSSICGAIALNIFMITLQQPPAYILLGVIAGIYVIWRHQTNIERILAGTEPKLGEASTSI, encoded by the coding sequence ATGCTTACGAAGCTACTCGTAGCTATAGGATTAGTCTTACTTGGTTATCTACTCGGTTCAATTCCTACAGGTTATTGGATAGCTAAATATCTCAAAGGTATCGATATTCGGGAAGTTGGTTCTGGCTCTACTGGAGCTACAAACGTATTAAGAAGTGTTGGCAAAACAGCAGCGCTAATCGTCTTTGTAGTAGATTTGACTAAAGGGATGATCGCGATCGCTCTTATCCCCTTTTTCAATCAAATCATACCCCCTACTTGGCAAACTTGGTTAATAGTAGCGGTAGGATTAGCGGCGATTATCGGTCATAGTAAATCTATTTGGTTAAACTTTCAAGGGGGAAAATCTGTCGCTACTAGTTTAGGAGTATTTTTGATCATTAATCCCATAGTAGCTTTAGGGTGTCTAGGAGTTTTTCTGATCGTCCTAGGTATCTCTAGAATAGTCTCTTTAAGTTCTATTTGTGGAGCGATCGCCCTGAATATTTTCATGATCACCCTACAACAACCCCCGGCTTATATCTTGCTAGGGGTAATAGCAGGTATTTACGTGATTTGGCGACATCAAACCAATATAGAGAGAATTCTAGCAGGTACTGAACCAAAACTAGGAGAAGCTTCTACCTCAATCTAA
- a CDS encoding DUF3086 domain-containing protein, whose product MNSEEFPKLDNLSTSEEITELSLDTPDNPLSESEDDSPKVTTTPESETLTLLQTQKDNLLEEINSLQEQKKQLQASVNRLVEEGLVELEQRKQALLITIEQLERRRDRIEQEMRSNFAGVSQELAIRVQGFKDYLVGSLQDLAASAEQLELSRLDSWESPPEANIREPSTPQFSQQAFKKEKQQIKQLIEQYRNRPDYYGPPWQLRRTFEPIHAERVENWFFNQGGRGAIRSMGSRLQNILVASAVIAILSQIYGDRSKNLILADSPERLGEWRRGLQDCLGISRSDFGPSRGIVLFENPEALAQKAERLVEDQEQPLIIIDEMEEKVSLSLLQFPLWLAFAPEPQSASSYNYLY is encoded by the coding sequence ATGAATTCAGAAGAATTCCCTAAATTAGATAACTTATCTACCTCTGAAGAGATCACCGAATTATCTCTAGATACTCCTGATAATCCCTTGAGCGAATCTGAGGATGATTCACCAAAAGTAACAACAACTCCAGAGTCAGAAACCCTGACTCTTCTCCAAACTCAAAAAGACAATCTCCTAGAGGAAATAAATAGCTTACAAGAGCAGAAAAAACAATTACAAGCTAGTGTAAATCGTTTAGTCGAAGAAGGTTTAGTAGAATTAGAACAACGAAAACAAGCTTTATTGATTACTATTGAACAATTAGAACGTCGTCGCGATCGCATTGAACAAGAAATGCGTAGTAACTTCGCGGGAGTATCTCAAGAATTAGCGATTAGAGTACAAGGATTTAAAGACTATCTAGTAGGTAGTTTACAGGATTTAGCAGCTAGTGCAGAACAATTGGAATTATCCCGCTTAGATAGTTGGGAATCACCACCAGAAGCCAATATCAGAGAACCAAGTACACCCCAGTTTAGTCAACAAGCTTTTAAAAAAGAGAAACAACAGATTAAACAGTTAATCGAACAATATCGTAATCGTCCTGATTATTATGGACCACCTTGGCAATTGAGACGCACTTTTGAACCAATTCACGCCGAAAGAGTAGAAAATTGGTTTTTTAATCAGGGTGGAAGAGGTGCAATTCGTTCTATGGGATCGCGGTTACAAAATATTTTAGTAGCTTCAGCGGTTATTGCTATCCTTTCGCAAATCTACGGCGATCGCAGTAAAAACTTAATTCTAGCAGATAGTCCCGAAAGACTCGGAGAATGGCGCAGGGGTTTACAAGATTGTCTAGGGATATCTCGCAGCGATTTTGGACCAAGTCGGGGTATCGTTTTATTTGAAAATCCCGAAGCTTTAGCCCAAAAAGCAGAAAGATTGGTAGAAGATCAAGAACAACCTCTGATTATTATCGACGAAATGGAAGAAAAAGTTAGTCTATCTCTGTTACAATTCCCCTTGTGGTTAGCTTTTGCACCTGAGCCACAATCAGCGTCTAGTTATAATTATCTCTATTAG
- a CDS encoding alpha/beta hydrolase produces the protein MSIFSKTTAILASFVSGLVLNTVTATSTVAAEDILFLYTPVRLSLSIDSLTEFAESGTINPDLDFYLRLADATEEETIAFQERLNQSIKVDPVRLSRLLNSRLGEDFLSRLGHIINIQGGSNGKFPLRGALINAAFDPEGLSFIGFLRELPVNIEINVRELQDMVDRINTVVDATILFSEEIIRLASQEIQMTPTVDYSQLPDLTQPGEYRVTQETWMLTDPSRDRSFRVLVYYPQGELNPDTPVVIISHGLGSPPEDFGWIATYLASYGYLVAIPQHRGSDFTQVENLLDGLTRSLPITEEFVDRPLDISFVLDELEKRNQSQFNGKLELTRVGLFGHSFGGYNILALAGATIDFNHLEQECDLTRMTGNTSLLLQCRALELDRKEYNFQDERIAAVYAANPVNSAVFGPSGLAKISVPVFIAAGNFDPATPFIFEQVSSFPWLTTDKKYLLLQEGQAHVDFSKIDADFNNLIQAHINITLPPPELLHKYTRATTLAFLQRHLVGDAEYEVFLQSAYLDYLSTNQPFRAYLITRASSEELNEGIEQFKRERGIR, from the coding sequence ATGTCTATTTTCAGTAAAACAACTGCTATTTTAGCTTCTTTTGTTTCAGGTTTAGTATTAAATACAGTTACAGCAACATCTACTGTCGCTGCTGAAGATATCTTGTTTCTCTATACTCCCGTCAGACTCTCCTTGAGTATCGACTCTTTAACAGAATTTGCCGAATCTGGGACAATTAATCCTGATTTGGACTTTTATCTCAGGTTAGCTGATGCTACAGAAGAGGAAACAATCGCTTTTCAAGAAAGACTCAATCAAAGCATAAAAGTAGATCCAGTTCGTTTGTCTCGTCTTTTAAATAGTCGTCTCGGAGAAGATTTTCTCTCACGTTTAGGACATATTATCAATATCCAGGGAGGTAGTAACGGTAAATTTCCTCTTCGTGGTGCATTAATCAACGCTGCTTTTGATCCTGAAGGTCTAAGTTTCATCGGGTTTTTACGTGAACTTCCTGTCAATATTGAGATTAACGTTCGGGAATTACAAGATATGGTCGATCGCATTAATACTGTTGTTGACGCCACTATCTTATTTAGTGAAGAAATAATCAGATTAGCCTCACAAGAAATCCAGATGACACCTACTGTTGATTATAGTCAACTTCCTGACCTTACTCAACCCGGGGAGTACAGAGTAACTCAAGAAACCTGGATGCTTACTGATCCTAGTCGCGATCGCTCTTTCCGCGTTTTAGTTTACTATCCCCAAGGTGAATTAAATCCCGATACCCCTGTAGTCATTATTTCTCATGGTTTAGGATCACCCCCAGAAGATTTTGGCTGGATAGCTACTTATTTAGCTTCTTATGGTTATTTAGTGGCTATTCCCCAACATCGAGGTAGTGATTTTACTCAAGTAGAAAATTTACTTGATGGTTTGACGCGATCGCTACCCATCACTGAAGAATTTGTCGATCGCCCACTTGATATTAGTTTTGTCCTTGACGAACTCGAAAAACGCAACCAAAGTCAATTCAACGGTAAATTAGAACTAACTAGAGTCGGACTATTTGGTCATTCCTTTGGTGGTTACAATATTTTAGCTTTAGCAGGAGCTACTATTGATTTTAACCATCTTGAGCAAGAATGTGATTTAACTAGAATGACTGGTAATACTTCTTTATTGTTACAATGTAGAGCCTTAGAATTAGACAGAAAAGAATATAACTTTCAAGATGAGCGTATAGCTGCGGTATATGCTGCTAATCCCGTTAATAGTGCTGTTTTTGGTCCGTCAGGATTAGCTAAAATCTCTGTTCCTGTGTTTATCGCAGCTGGTAATTTTGACCCCGCTACACCTTTTATCTTTGAACAAGTGAGTTCTTTTCCTTGGTTAACCACCGACAAGAAGTATTTACTCTTACAAGAAGGACAAGCTCATGTTGATTTTTCTAAAATAGATGCTGATTTTAACAATCTCATTCAAGCTCATATCAATATTACCCTACCCCCACCTGAATTATTACATAAATATACTAGGGCTACAACATTGGCTTTTTTGCAAAGACACCTTGTAGGTGATGCTGAATACGAAGTTTTTCTACAATCTGCTTATTTAGACTATTTAAGCACTAATCAACCATTTAGAGCTTATCTGATTACCAGAGCATCTTCTGAGGAGTTAAATGAGGGTATTGAACAATTTAAACGAGAAAGAGGAATTAGATAA
- a CDS encoding 5-oxoprolinase, whose amino-acid sequence MTTGWEFWIDRGGTFTDIVAKSPDGKIIVKKLLSENPQQYSDAPQEGIRRILGISPTETIPSEAIAEIKMGTTVATNALLEKKGEATVLVITKGFKDALRIAYQNRPDLFAREIILPEMLYSKVIEVEERYSATGEELIPVNREQISKDLTLAYQEGFRSCAIVLLHAYRYSQHEEIIAAIARQLNFTQVSVSHKVSPLIKLVTRGDTTVVDAYLSPILQRYIDQFISNLGKDTEDKLLFMQSNGGLVAAKNFQGKDSILSGPAGGIVGAVKTSLLAGYNKIVTFDMGGTSTDVGHYAGEYERSLANLVAGVRMCTPMMSIHTVAAGGGSLVYYEGGRYRVGPASAGANPGPAAYGKGGPLTITDCNVMVGKLQPEFFPQVLGKEGNSPLDVAIVKEKFKQLVEEIGDNRNEEEIASGFLAIAVAKMANAIKKISLEKGYDLSEYTLCSFGAAGGQHACLIASALGIPEIVIHPYGGVLSAYGIGLADIRVLREKTIEAPLSPAILPELESVWANLLAEATTELNQQGGGSQTRETILRIHLKYEGTDSALIVNFTSLAAAKAKFLAEYQQRYGFTIPDKPLVVEAVSLELIYPNDSVAISELNTETSKSSTPETIVKVYTANRWYDTPVYLREKLAPGVEITGPALIIEATGTNMVEPGWEAQINPQQYLILGKTQDNQQLKVTSNHLSTPDPVWLEIFNNLFRAIAEQMGTTLQNTSYSVNIKERLDFSCAIFDSRGQLVANAPHIPVHLGSMSESISSLIQTQGDHLQPGDVYLLNNPYNGGTHLPDLTVITPVFLENNSPDFYVASRGHHADIGGITPGSMPPTSTNITEEGVLIDHFPLVKAGIWQEQELRELLTHHPYPVRNLKQNIADLQAQIAANQKGVQELQKLVQHYGLEMVKAYMQHIQANAAECVRKAIAQLNNGEFSCQLDNGAQIKVNIEINQSDRTAKIDFTGTSPQLPDNFNAPTAVCKAAVLYVFRTLVNDDIPLNSGCLEPLEIIIPEQSMLNPQYPAAVVAGNVETSQIITDCLYGALKAMAASQGTMNNFTFGDDQYQYYETICGGSGAGPHFAGTDAIHSHMTNSRLTDPEVLELRFPVLVESFSIRPHSGGQGLYNGGNGVIRRLRFLRSMTGGILSSRRVIPSFGLEGGNPGLTGHNYLERSDGTVEELVGTTIITINQGDVVVIATPGGGGWGGLTSSTY is encoded by the coding sequence ATGACTACAGGTTGGGAATTTTGGATAGATCGCGGTGGTACTTTTACAGATATTGTCGCTAAAAGTCCCGATGGTAAAATAATCGTCAAAAAACTCCTCTCAGAAAACCCCCAACAATATTCAGACGCACCCCAAGAGGGAATTAGACGTATCCTAGGGATATCTCCCACAGAAACTATACCCTCTGAAGCGATCGCCGAGATTAAAATGGGGACAACTGTAGCTACTAATGCTTTATTAGAAAAAAAAGGAGAAGCAACGGTATTAGTTATCACCAAAGGGTTTAAAGATGCTTTACGGATAGCTTACCAGAATCGCCCCGATTTATTCGCCCGAGAAATAATCTTACCAGAAATGCTCTACAGTAAGGTTATTGAAGTAGAAGAACGCTACAGCGCTACAGGAGAAGAATTAATACCTGTTAATCGAGAACAAATAAGCAAAGATTTAACCTTAGCTTATCAAGAAGGGTTCAGAAGTTGCGCCATAGTCTTACTACACGCTTATCGTTATAGTCAACACGAAGAAATCATCGCAGCGATCGCCCGTCAACTCAATTTTACTCAAGTATCAGTCTCACACAAAGTTAGTCCTCTTATTAAACTAGTCACCAGAGGAGACACTACCGTAGTCGATGCTTATCTCTCACCAATTTTACAACGTTACATTGACCAGTTTATCAGTAATTTAGGCAAAGATACAGAAGATAAACTGTTATTTATGCAGTCTAATGGAGGTTTAGTAGCAGCTAAAAACTTCCAAGGAAAAGATAGTATTCTCTCAGGACCTGCAGGAGGTATAGTAGGAGCAGTAAAAACTAGTCTTTTAGCGGGTTATAACAAAATAGTTACCTTTGATATGGGGGGAACTTCCACAGACGTTGGTCACTACGCAGGAGAATATGAACGTAGTTTAGCAAACCTGGTAGCAGGAGTGCGTATGTGCACTCCCATGATGTCTATTCACACCGTAGCAGCAGGTGGAGGATCTTTAGTCTATTATGAAGGAGGACGTTATCGGGTAGGTCCTGCTTCAGCGGGGGCTAATCCAGGTCCTGCAGCTTATGGAAAAGGTGGACCTTTGACTATTACTGATTGTAACGTAATGGTGGGAAAACTGCAACCCGAATTTTTTCCACAGGTATTAGGAAAAGAAGGAAACTCCCCCCTAGACGTAGCTATAGTTAAAGAAAAATTTAAACAACTTGTAGAAGAGATTGGCGATAATCGCAATGAAGAAGAAATAGCTTCAGGATTCTTGGCGATCGCTGTAGCTAAAATGGCGAATGCGATCAAAAAAATCTCTCTCGAAAAAGGATATGATTTATCGGAATATACCCTCTGTAGTTTTGGGGCAGCAGGAGGACAACACGCTTGTTTAATTGCTTCAGCATTAGGAATACCAGAAATAGTCATTCATCCCTATGGGGGAGTACTCTCAGCTTATGGAATTGGGTTAGCCGACATTCGGGTATTGCGAGAAAAAACCATCGAAGCTCCCTTATCTCCTGCAATCTTACCAGAATTAGAGTCAGTTTGGGCAAATCTTCTAGCAGAAGCAACCACAGAATTAAATCAACAAGGTGGTGGTAGTCAAACTAGAGAAACTATCCTCAGAATCCATCTCAAATACGAGGGTACAGATTCAGCCTTAATAGTTAATTTTACTAGCCTAGCAGCAGCTAAAGCCAAATTTTTAGCAGAATATCAACAACGTTACGGTTTTACCATTCCCGATAAACCCTTAGTAGTAGAAGCAGTATCTCTAGAGTTAATCTATCCTAACGATTCTGTAGCTATCTCGGAGTTAAATACAGAAACGAGCAAAAGTTCAACCCCAGAAACAATAGTAAAAGTATATACCGCTAACCGTTGGTACGATACCCCAGTTTATCTACGAGAAAAATTAGCACCAGGAGTGGAAATAACAGGACCTGCTTTAATTATTGAAGCTACGGGGACTAATATGGTTGAACCAGGATGGGAAGCGCAAATCAATCCCCAACAGTATTTAATTTTAGGTAAGACTCAGGATAATCAACAATTAAAGGTAACTAGTAATCATCTCTCTACACCTGATCCAGTGTGGTTAGAAATCTTTAATAATCTCTTTCGGGCGATCGCTGAACAAATGGGGACTACCCTACAAAATACCAGTTATTCAGTCAACATCAAAGAAAGATTAGACTTTTCTTGTGCTATCTTTGATAGTAGAGGACAATTAGTCGCTAATGCACCTCATATACCCGTCCATCTTGGTTCAATGAGTGAGAGTATCTCCAGTTTAATCCAAACTCAAGGAGATCATCTCCAACCAGGGGACGTTTACTTACTCAATAATCCCTATAATGGGGGAACTCATTTACCAGATCTCACCGTCATTACCCCAGTTTTTTTAGAGAATAATTCCCCAGATTTTTATGTAGCTTCCCGAGGACATCACGCTGATATAGGTGGTATAACACCTGGTTCTATGCCACCAACTAGCACTAACATAACCGAAGAAGGGGTATTAATCGACCATTTCCCACTAGTTAAAGCGGGAATTTGGCAAGAACAAGAATTAAGAGAGCTTCTAACCCATCATCCCTACCCTGTACGCAATCTCAAGCAAAATATCGCCGATTTACAAGCCCAAATAGCAGCTAATCAAAAAGGTGTACAAGAACTGCAAAAATTAGTACAACATTATGGGTTAGAAATGGTTAAAGCTTATATGCAGCATATCCAAGCTAACGCGGCTGAATGTGTGCGCAAGGCGATCGCCCAACTTAACAACGGCGAATTTAGTTGTCAATTAGATAATGGTGCGCAAATTAAAGTAAACATAGAGATTAATCAAAGCGATCGCACCGCTAAAATTGACTTTACAGGGACATCACCTCAATTACCAGATAATTTTAATGCACCAACAGCAGTATGTAAAGCAGCCGTACTCTACGTATTTAGAACCTTAGTTAATGATGATATACCCCTCAACAGCGGTTGTCTCGAACCCCTAGAGATCATTATTCCCGAACAGAGTATGTTAAACCCCCAATATCCCGCAGCTGTAGTCGCAGGAAATGTAGAAACCTCCCAGATTATTACCGATTGTCTCTATGGTGCATTAAAAGCGATGGCAGCTTCTCAGGGAACAATGAATAATTTTACCTTTGGAGATGACCAGTATCAATATTATGAGACCATTTGTGGAGGATCAGGAGCAGGACCTCATTTTGCAGGTACAGACGCCATACACAGCCATATGACCAATTCTCGTCTCACAGATCCCGAAGTGTTAGAATTACGTTTTCCTGTACTAGTAGAGAGTTTTAGCATTCGTCCCCATAGTGGTGGTCAAGGGCTTTATAATGGTGGTAATGGGGTAATTCGTCGTCTCCGCTTCTTACGCTCAATGACAGGGGGTATTCTTTCTAGTCGTCGTGTTATCCCATCTTTTGGTCTTGAAGGTGGTAATCCTGGTTTAACAGGACATAACTACTTAGAGCGCTCAGATGGTACTGTAGAAGAATTAGTAGGTACAACTATAATCACCATCAATCAAGGAGATGTTGTCGTCATCGCAACCCCTGGTGGTGGTGGTTGGGGTGGGTTGACAAGTTCAACCTACTAA
- the dusA gene encoding tRNA dihydrouridine(20/20a) synthase DusA: MTILSNLVSVAPMMDRSDRHFRYLVRLITRYTLLYTEMITTGAILNGDRSKLLDYSPAEKPLVLQLGGDNPTELAECARIAQDWGYDQVNLNVGCPSPRVQKGNFGACLMLDPPLVAKAVREMKQAVTIPVTVKHRIGVDDRDSYQDLVKFVQIVAQEGCDRLTIHARKAWLKGLSPKENRTIPPLRYDLVYHLKEEFPHLSIEINGGITQFSAIQEHLQAVDAVMIGRAVYDNPYLLARVDGEIYGDSFSIPTRQQVAAEMLPYIESQLHRGVRLNSITRHLLNLFTGTPGSKAWKRYITENAHLEGANQNVIIQALTYVRIALVG, translated from the coding sequence ATGACTATCCTATCCAATTTAGTTAGCGTTGCACCAATGATGGATCGCAGTGATCGCCATTTTCGTTATTTGGTGCGCTTGATTACTCGCTATACTTTACTATACACAGAAATGATTACTACTGGAGCGATTCTTAATGGCGATCGCTCTAAGCTTTTAGACTATTCTCCCGCAGAAAAACCTTTAGTCTTACAATTAGGAGGAGATAACCCAACAGAATTAGCTGAATGTGCTAGAATTGCTCAAGATTGGGGTTATGATCAAGTAAACCTTAACGTCGGTTGTCCTAGTCCTAGAGTCCAAAAAGGTAATTTTGGTGCTTGTTTAATGTTAGATCCTCCTTTAGTAGCTAAAGCAGTTAGGGAGATGAAACAAGCTGTCACCATTCCCGTAACGGTTAAACATCGTATTGGTGTAGATGATCGCGATAGTTACCAAGATTTAGTTAAATTTGTGCAAATTGTTGCTCAAGAAGGTTGCGATCGCTTGACAATCCACGCGCGTAAAGCTTGGTTAAAGGGTTTAAGTCCTAAAGAAAACCGTACTATTCCTCCTTTACGTTATGATTTAGTCTATCATCTCAAAGAAGAATTTCCCCATTTGTCGATTGAAATTAACGGAGGAATTACCCAATTTTCAGCTATTCAAGAACATTTACAAGCAGTAGATGCTGTCATGATTGGGAGAGCAGTTTATGATAATCCTTATCTTTTAGCTAGGGTAGATGGGGAAATCTACGGTGATAGCTTCTCTATTCCCACCCGTCAACAGGTAGCAGCTGAGATGTTACCCTATATTGAATCCCAACTCCATAGGGGTGTTAGACTTAATTCCATTACGCGTCATTTACTTAATTTATTTACTGGTACACCAGGTAGTAAAGCTTGGAAACGATACATTACCGAAAATGCTCATCTTGAGGGTGCTAATCAAAATGTTATTATCCAAGCTTTAACTTATGTTAGGATTGCTTTAGTAGGTTGA
- a CDS encoding phosphotransacetylase family protein has product MKKLKKTKNYLIVASTEAYSGKSATILGLGEQLKQQGLAIGYAKPIGIEKTADQEADLNLIAEQLTLPTEAISPPVIFLSRENVADVVAKKDTTNYPEQMQSILEQNSGELVMIEGPGNLWEGGVFHLSVPQMANFIEASVLLVAAYRRLGLVDILLKAKQDLGESLLGVIINDIPIAEMERVSEVIEPFLAEQGIEILGLIPRSELLRSISVREIKKQLAAEVLCRSDRLDLMVESLAIGAMNVNSAMEYFRKWKNMAIVTGADRADVQLAALESSTHCLILTGQGAPQPFVLSRAEDLEIPILSVNLDTLTTVEIIDSIFGRVRVSEPIKVQCIQELMNQHFAIDRLLDKL; this is encoded by the coding sequence ATGAAAAAGCTTAAAAAAACCAAAAACTATCTAATCGTTGCCTCAACAGAAGCCTATAGTGGTAAATCAGCTACAATATTAGGTCTAGGTGAACAACTCAAACAACAAGGTTTAGCCATCGGTTACGCTAAACCAATCGGTATAGAAAAAACAGCCGATCAAGAAGCAGATCTTAATTTAATCGCTGAACAATTAACCTTACCAACAGAAGCTATTTCTCCTCCCGTTATCTTTCTCTCTCGGGAAAATGTCGCTGATGTTGTTGCTAAAAAAGATACCACTAATTACCCTGAACAAATGCAAAGTATTCTAGAGCAAAATTCAGGGGAGTTAGTAATGATCGAAGGACCTGGAAATCTTTGGGAAGGGGGAGTATTCCATCTGTCTGTACCCCAAATGGCTAATTTTATCGAAGCATCGGTTTTATTAGTAGCAGCTTATCGACGTTTAGGTTTAGTAGATATTTTACTCAAAGCTAAACAAGATTTAGGAGAGTCTCTCCTAGGGGTAATTATCAACGATATACCTATTGCGGAAATGGAAAGAGTCAGTGAAGTTATCGAACCATTTTTAGCAGAACAAGGGATAGAGATTTTAGGATTAATACCTAGAAGTGAACTACTACGCAGTATTAGCGTTAGAGAAATCAAAAAACAATTAGCAGCAGAAGTACTCTGTCGTAGCGATCGCCTCGATTTAATGGTAGAAAGTCTGGCGATTGGGGCTATGAATGTTAACTCGGCTATGGAGTATTTCCGTAAATGGAAAAATATGGCTATAGTAACAGGTGCAGATCGCGCTGATGTCCAACTCGCCGCCCTAGAAAGTTCTACTCATTGTTTAATTCTCACAGGTCAAGGGGCCCCTCAACCTTTTGTACTTAGTCGTGCTGAAGACTTAGAAATACCAATTTTATCAGTAAATCTAGATACTTTAACTACTGTTGAAATAATAGATAGTATATTTGGTCGGGTCAGAGTCTCTGAACCAATCAAGGTACAATGTATTCAAGAACTAATGAATCAACATTTCGCTATTGATAGACTCCTAGACAAATTATGA